The following are encoded together in the Streptomyces tsukubensis genome:
- a CDS encoding helix-turn-helix transcriptional regulator: protein MSSHSAPPGPDLQALRLEPARLRGERGWTYDELADRSGLSRRTLIETEQGRTIGSLKTWHALAHTLHAPLDELFCTFCTGATPSHHPHD, encoded by the coding sequence CTGTCGTCGCACTCAGCACCGCCCGGCCCCGACCTCCAGGCACTGCGCCTGGAACCGGCACGCCTGCGGGGCGAGCGCGGATGGACCTACGACGAACTCGCCGACCGCAGCGGCCTGTCCCGCCGCACCCTCATCGAAACCGAGCAGGGCCGCACCATCGGATCCCTGAAAACCTGGCACGCCCTCGCCCACACCCTCCATGCCCCCCTCGACGAACTCTTCTGCACCTTCTGCACCGGCGCCACCCCGTCCCACCACCCCCACGACTGA
- a CDS encoding AraC-like ligand-binding domain-containing protein, which yields MTGADAFLETLAASGLPPLRGRRHGGDDFRAEVVTRRLGPLSLTELVTPEGECFRDARSARAADSEWWQIELVTRGWVRAEQGGSTAVLGPADLVLIDPVRPVRFASSATRHVTMLVPRQSLRLGPDDAARLAGVRIRGDRGPGALVSSLARDMARSLDGFRAEEADRSAAAVTELIAVALSAQLGDARPVADEAVRARVTGFIEARLSDRDLTPAKVAAAHHMSVRQLHKLFEDQPLTVAALIRRRRLERCRVDLTGTGRTVAAVAADWGFTDPAHFSRLFKTTYGYNAVTLTSNNRAQRVNASAARPTEDG from the coding sequence ATGACGGGCGCCGACGCCTTTCTGGAGACGCTCGCGGCCAGCGGCCTGCCGCCCCTGCGCGGTCGGCGGCACGGCGGCGACGACTTCCGGGCCGAGGTCGTGACCCGCCGCCTGGGACCCCTGAGCCTGACCGAACTGGTGACCCCGGAAGGTGAGTGCTTCCGGGACGCACGGTCCGCCCGCGCCGCCGACAGCGAGTGGTGGCAGATCGAGCTGGTGACGCGGGGATGGGTACGTGCCGAGCAGGGAGGCAGCACCGCTGTGCTCGGGCCCGCCGACCTGGTCCTGATCGACCCGGTACGGCCGGTCAGGTTCGCCAGCAGCGCGACCAGGCACGTGACCATGCTGGTACCACGGCAGTCACTGCGGCTCGGACCGGACGACGCCGCCCGGCTGGCCGGAGTCCGCATCCGCGGTGACCGCGGCCCGGGGGCGCTGGTGTCCTCGCTCGCCCGGGACATGGCACGCTCCCTGGACGGATTCCGTGCCGAAGAAGCGGACCGATCGGCGGCCGCCGTGACCGAGCTGATCGCGGTGGCGCTCTCGGCCCAGCTCGGCGACGCGCGGCCGGTCGCCGACGAGGCGGTCCGCGCCCGGGTCACCGGTTTCATCGAGGCGAGACTGTCCGACCGTGATCTCACCCCCGCGAAGGTGGCAGCGGCACACCACATGTCCGTGCGCCAATTGCACAAGCTGTTCGAGGACCAGCCCCTGACGGTGGCGGCCCTGATCCGCCGCCGGCGTCTGGAGCGGTGCCGCGTAGACCTCACCGGGACCGGCCGTACCGTCGCCGCCGTCGCCGCCGACTGGGGATTCACCGATCCGGCACACTTCAGCAGGCTGTTCAAGACCACCTACGGCTACAACGCCGTGACACTCACGTCCAACAACCGTGCACAGAGAGTCAATGCGTCCGCAGCCCGGCCCACCGAGGATGGGTGA
- a CDS encoding SDR family oxidoreductase, whose product MTSTDHLRGKIVLVTGAAKSLGADIVRRLAHSGAHVIVNYFHSVEQAGALQAELEEAGLSHEFIRASVAKTSEIDRMFDLVQERHGALDILINNAAGGAFLPLFDIDDTYWQRAWSTNVMAAYHCSRRAAELMAGREGASILCLSSVGAHQPVPGYGPGGVTKAAMESLVRYLALDLAGQGVRVNTLLLGSVSSEIVVNLDAPAAVPGGGADTSELMRRTLSTPDAAKLIVHLLHEDTGFITGQTIVADGGISIGGMQGMRLNSRLAEQAGVGARRPSVPAAVRPSSVPGRPVPVDSVPGSGRSQPSAVRETAPVRDEPVAVPAGGVPAGGVPVAAHMAPAPEGPALAHPVPTPAAGVPVAAHVAPAVPEEPALAHPPPAPAPEPETVAGAVAAPARDRVGVRTPLVPGQDRVRAAGPPSTPSPGPSPDPSLRADPGAGPEADPGAVAVVGLGLALPGANNTAEFWDRLREGVLISSEPSAFDLEHFWAPTREETDAFYVREAGYVQNFVPDPASVTEPDGNAGHPGWPRATRWLRHCAVQALAGVGRQASDRWLVTTTGIHDQTGVGTQGVVLGDEYRRIVRDAVPSGQDGDWLAELADHAISAHYSGDGGDPQAYLPASVARNALRGLIPDDAQHLTLDAACASGLFALDAAVKALREGSCDVALAGGTSVIEPIGFTLFCRAQGISMSGRVRPFDQAADGTLIGEGSVTLALKTYARAVADGDRVLGVIRGTGLAADGRGKGIHAPATRGQELAIARAWADAGVEAEDVDWVVAHGTGTPVGDEIELRSLLSRLGPRERACLLTSNKQVFGHTGVLAGLVSVAHALVALERGAVPGQPVVTDPHPLLEDGARLTVPVTDAPWRADGTRPRVVGVSSFGLGGADAHVVLSDRVPPAAPAQRRGGEPLAGTEDLVVVGWNTHLPGLEPGRVPAWLRGEGPLPEAGFGMPYPLPSPRQVRIPPLTMRHMDAAHLMMLEALGPLLEQLGEPGVSLRPTTAIVVGATLPTTHNTRAALRVHAGECATAFDILPDPVQARTLKKYLANGMAEAKEVIPGDLNEDDFTGAVSCILSGRAANYYDFQGLGTSIYAHRDSTHSALDLALRQLRHRACDLAFVGAVCQRPIRGWDRHLDALVPRGRSIAEGAAVLAITRLSTAREHNLPVLGSLSTSTSAEAGGAAEAGPRALAAHDLPVLADAGHTYLSLDALLTVLDAVATGTDTVVTPASAGSPLIHFTRPGGGQDPGPDREGAERPLPQPAQPPGSTASNEAVTATPPHAVVTGPQQAVGTRLEQGATAGPEQTVDTGPGGTVPERPEADHAGEFLGHRQTVRLVPVSPPPADAAGAAIGPGTVVLTGDADLAASVTGPDTVVWSPRPDPAGTVHVPPEEARAALAALPFIPRHIRVLARLPLDDDGCDEDAAGRMEELQDLAFTTVQAALPALRSGGSLGALLLGEVPDDVPPPLSALFTGLVRSVRAEVPQCGGVSLLSDAPDAGSALEQFARAGAVPSPTHTLACLGGDWSALAVTDDPTEPPGTEAVPLPPGAVVVAFGGARGITPELLHAVARHTDRPHIYVFGRTPLPESDEALPPQAEYIAARRREYPGTSLGELRAAYEKAEARLEVRRTIDRLREVCGPDRVHHRVCDILDAERTTAVLHEVLDRHGRIDLLINTVLDLRSRALHAKTLTDFRAVRATKATGYRNLKRALAGRPPRIWCNFSTLASLTPAPGDVDYCAVNEYLAYASARAQRHGPAGSQELAILWSGWREVGVASSVTMRETLRRNRMDAYISTALGRAQFLSAVSGPPAGGVVFFIREDERTLLAGRGIRTRGRAGEVRVPAPDAPPPAPPDPALASPLLDGVLYRGGSWAVFTKTWDPRTLAERDGRWMRHHRVHGEYTLPGTFTLEAAAGAASVLCPGLQVTGFRGLLCRTSVTIRLAGPPRTVAVEARVTRRTPERTEVSVRMTAHRLGRNGKVLRFNDLLCETTVVLAARHPVLAAPPDDAAYLPEPDFAMPVYTPDPPIALTGPFAGTGDYARGADGNSARFRLDHTAWAPALAGMTVPAILLDAMVHLLLLPPRGDQPPRVGPMAALDEVDLAGPANDCRLSEENPAIRLHCDYATGTLTAAGDDGRALARITGVAAHPLDHSGQLVRPRPRVHSSTLS is encoded by the coding sequence ATGACCTCCACGGACCATCTGCGGGGCAAAATCGTCCTTGTGACCGGGGCCGCGAAGAGTCTCGGCGCGGACATCGTGCGCCGGCTGGCGCACAGCGGCGCCCATGTGATCGTCAACTACTTCCACTCGGTCGAGCAGGCGGGGGCGCTCCAGGCGGAGCTGGAAGAAGCGGGGCTCAGTCACGAGTTCATTCGCGCCTCAGTGGCCAAGACCAGCGAGATCGACCGGATGTTCGATCTGGTCCAGGAGCGGCACGGCGCACTGGACATCCTGATCAACAACGCCGCGGGTGGGGCGTTCCTGCCCCTGTTCGACATCGACGACACCTACTGGCAGCGAGCGTGGTCCACCAACGTGATGGCCGCCTACCACTGTTCGCGCCGCGCGGCGGAGCTGATGGCGGGGAGGGAGGGTGCGAGCATCCTCTGCCTGTCGAGCGTCGGGGCGCACCAGCCGGTGCCGGGGTACGGCCCCGGCGGGGTCACCAAGGCGGCCATGGAGTCGCTGGTCCGCTATCTGGCGCTCGACCTGGCCGGCCAGGGTGTCCGGGTCAACACCCTGCTGCTGGGCTCCGTCTCCAGTGAGATCGTCGTCAATCTGGATGCCCCGGCGGCGGTTCCCGGCGGCGGGGCCGACACCAGTGAATTGATGCGCCGCACGCTCTCCACTCCGGACGCGGCCAAGCTGATCGTCCATCTGCTGCACGAGGACACCGGCTTCATCACCGGGCAGACCATCGTGGCCGACGGCGGCATCAGTATCGGCGGGATGCAGGGCATGCGGCTGAACAGCAGGCTCGCGGAACAGGCGGGCGTGGGGGCCAGGCGTCCGTCGGTCCCGGCGGCGGTGCGACCGTCCTCCGTCCCAGGCAGGCCAGTGCCCGTTGACTCCGTGCCCGGGTCCGGGCGGTCTCAGCCGTCGGCGGTTCGGGAGACGGCACCGGTGCGCGATGAGCCGGTGGCCGTCCCCGCAGGGGGCGTTCCCGCAGGGGGCGTTCCCGTTGCGGCACATATGGCGCCTGCCCCGGAAGGACCGGCGCTCGCCCACCCGGTACCCACACCCGCGGCCGGCGTGCCGGTCGCGGCACACGTGGCGCCTGCCGTCCCGGAGGAGCCGGCGCTCGCCCATCCTCCGCCCGCGCCCGCGCCCGAGCCCGAGACGGTGGCGGGGGCGGTGGCGGCCCCCGCTCGGGACCGGGTCGGAGTCCGGACCCCGCTCGTGCCTGGCCAGGACCGGGTCCGCGCCGCCGGGCCACCCTCCACGCCGTCCCCCGGCCCCTCCCCCGATCCCTCCCTCCGTGCGGACCCCGGTGCGGGCCCCGAGGCGGACCCCGGTGCCGTAGCAGTGGTCGGCCTCGGCCTGGCCCTGCCCGGTGCGAACAACACAGCGGAGTTCTGGGACCGGTTGCGGGAGGGCGTGCTGATCTCCAGCGAGCCGTCCGCCTTCGATCTCGAACACTTCTGGGCTCCCACGCGCGAGGAGACTGACGCCTTCTACGTCCGCGAGGCCGGGTACGTCCAGAACTTCGTGCCCGACCCCGCCTCGGTCACAGAACCGGACGGGAACGCCGGCCACCCCGGATGGCCGCGGGCAACCCGCTGGCTGCGGCACTGCGCGGTCCAGGCCCTGGCGGGCGTAGGACGGCAGGCGTCGGACCGGTGGCTCGTCACGACCACCGGCATCCACGACCAGACCGGCGTCGGCACGCAGGGCGTCGTCCTGGGCGACGAGTACCGGCGGATCGTCCGCGACGCGGTCCCCTCCGGTCAGGACGGTGACTGGTTGGCGGAGTTGGCCGACCACGCGATCAGCGCGCACTACAGCGGGGACGGCGGGGACCCGCAGGCCTACCTGCCGGCGTCCGTCGCCCGCAACGCGCTGCGCGGCCTGATCCCCGACGACGCACAGCACCTGACCCTCGACGCGGCGTGTGCCAGCGGCCTGTTCGCCCTGGACGCGGCGGTCAAGGCGCTGCGCGAGGGCTCCTGCGACGTGGCTCTGGCCGGCGGTACGTCGGTGATCGAGCCCATCGGGTTCACGCTGTTCTGCCGCGCCCAAGGTATCTCGATGAGCGGCCGGGTACGCCCCTTCGACCAGGCGGCCGACGGGACTCTCATCGGTGAGGGCTCCGTCACGCTCGCGCTGAAAACGTATGCCCGCGCCGTGGCGGACGGCGACCGGGTGCTCGGTGTCATCCGGGGCACCGGTCTCGCCGCCGACGGCCGGGGCAAGGGTATTCACGCCCCGGCGACCCGCGGGCAGGAGCTGGCGATCGCACGCGCCTGGGCCGACGCGGGTGTCGAGGCCGAGGACGTGGACTGGGTCGTGGCACACGGCACGGGCACGCCGGTGGGCGACGAGATCGAACTGCGCTCGCTGCTCTCCCGGTTGGGCCCGCGGGAGCGGGCGTGTCTGCTCACGTCGAACAAGCAGGTCTTCGGGCACACCGGTGTGCTGGCGGGGCTGGTCTCCGTCGCGCACGCGCTGGTCGCCCTGGAGCGGGGCGCGGTGCCGGGACAGCCCGTGGTCACCGATCCGCATCCGCTGCTGGAGGACGGCGCGCGGCTGACCGTGCCGGTCACGGACGCGCCCTGGCGGGCCGACGGGACGCGACCGAGAGTGGTCGGGGTGTCGTCCTTCGGGCTCGGCGGAGCGGACGCGCATGTGGTCCTCTCCGACCGTGTACCGCCCGCGGCCCCCGCGCAGCGGCGGGGCGGCGAGCCGCTCGCCGGGACGGAGGACCTGGTCGTGGTGGGCTGGAACACTCACCTGCCCGGCCTGGAGCCCGGTCGGGTGCCCGCGTGGCTGCGCGGCGAAGGACCGCTCCCCGAGGCCGGGTTCGGCATGCCCTACCCGCTGCCGTCCCCCCGCCAGGTCCGCATTCCGCCGCTGACGATGCGGCACATGGACGCCGCCCACCTGATGATGCTGGAAGCGCTCGGCCCGCTGCTGGAACAGCTCGGCGAACCCGGTGTCAGCCTGCGACCCACCACCGCGATCGTGGTCGGGGCGACATTGCCGACCACGCACAACACCCGCGCCGCGCTGCGGGTGCACGCGGGCGAGTGCGCCACCGCCTTCGACATCCTGCCCGACCCCGTGCAGGCGCGGACGCTGAAGAAGTACCTGGCGAACGGGATGGCAGAGGCCAAGGAGGTGATCCCCGGCGATCTGAACGAGGACGACTTCACCGGCGCGGTCTCCTGCATCCTGTCGGGCCGGGCCGCCAACTACTACGACTTCCAGGGGCTGGGCACCAGTATCTACGCCCACCGCGACTCCACTCACTCCGCCCTCGACCTGGCCCTGCGTCAGCTTCGCCACCGCGCCTGCGATCTCGCCTTCGTCGGCGCGGTGTGCCAGCGGCCGATCAGGGGCTGGGACCGTCACCTCGACGCTCTGGTGCCCAGGGGCCGGTCGATCGCGGAAGGCGCCGCCGTCCTGGCGATCACCCGGCTCTCCACCGCGCGGGAGCACAACCTGCCCGTCCTCGGTTCCCTCTCCACCTCCACCTCCGCCGAGGCCGGCGGGGCCGCCGAGGCCGGTCCCCGGGCCCTGGCCGCGCACGACCTCCCCGTACTGGCCGACGCGGGCCACACCTACCTGTCGCTCGACGCGCTGCTCACGGTCCTCGACGCCGTGGCCACCGGTACCGACACGGTAGTGACGCCCGCCTCGGCCGGATCACCACTGATCCACTTCACCCGGCCGGGCGGCGGGCAGGATCCCGGACCTGACCGGGAGGGGGCCGAGCGCCCCCTGCCCCAACCCGCGCAGCCTCCGGGGAGCACCGCGTCGAACGAGGCGGTGACCGCGACGCCCCCGCATGCGGTGGTCACAGGGCCCCAGCAGGCGGTGGGCACCCGGCTCGAACAGGGGGCGACCGCCGGACCCGAACAGACGGTGGACACCGGGCCAGGGGGCACCGTGCCCGAGCGGCCTGAGGCGGACCACGCCGGGGAGTTCCTCGGCCACCGCCAGACCGTCCGGCTCGTCCCGGTCTCCCCGCCGCCGGCCGACGCGGCCGGCGCGGCGATCGGGCCGGGGACCGTCGTGCTCACCGGTGACGCGGATCTCGCCGCCTCGGTCACCGGCCCCGACACCGTCGTCTGGTCCCCGCGGCCGGACCCGGCGGGCACCGTCCACGTACCGCCAGAGGAGGCGCGGGCCGCCCTGGCCGCCCTGCCGTTCATCCCGCGCCACATCCGGGTGCTGGCCCGGCTTCCCCTCGACGACGACGGCTGCGACGAGGACGCGGCGGGCCGGATGGAGGAGTTGCAGGACCTCGCCTTCACCACGGTCCAGGCGGCGCTGCCCGCGCTGCGCTCCGGCGGTTCGCTCGGCGCGCTCCTGCTCGGCGAGGTACCGGACGACGTGCCGCCCCCGCTGAGCGCGCTGTTCACCGGCCTCGTGCGCTCCGTACGGGCCGAGGTCCCGCAGTGCGGTGGGGTGAGCCTGCTCAGCGACGCGCCGGACGCCGGGAGCGCCCTGGAGCAGTTCGCGCGGGCGGGCGCCGTCCCGAGCCCCACGCACACCCTGGCCTGCCTCGGCGGCGACTGGTCCGCCCTGGCCGTCACCGACGACCCCACCGAGCCGCCGGGGACGGAAGCGGTCCCGCTGCCGCCCGGCGCGGTCGTGGTCGCCTTCGGCGGTGCCCGGGGGATCACACCCGAACTGCTGCACGCGGTCGCCCGCCACACCGACCGGCCGCACATCTACGTCTTCGGGCGCACCCCGCTGCCGGAGAGCGACGAGGCCCTGCCGCCGCAGGCCGAGTACATCGCCGCCCGGCGACGCGAGTACCCCGGGACATCGCTGGGCGAACTGCGGGCGGCCTACGAGAAGGCCGAGGCCCGTCTGGAGGTCCGCCGCACGATCGACCGGCTGAGGGAAGTGTGCGGCCCGGATCGGGTGCACCACCGTGTCTGCGACATCCTCGACGCCGAGCGCACCACGGCGGTGCTCCATGAGGTCCTCGACCGGCACGGACGGATCGACCTCCTCATCAACACCGTCCTGGATCTGCGCTCCCGGGCTCTGCACGCCAAGACCCTCACCGACTTCCGGGCCGTGCGGGCCACCAAGGCGACCGGATACCGCAACCTCAAACGGGCCCTGGCCGGGCGCCCGCCACGGATCTGGTGCAACTTCAGCACCCTGGCCTCGCTCACCCCGGCCCCCGGCGACGTGGACTACTGCGCGGTCAACGAGTACCTCGCGTACGCCAGCGCCCGCGCCCAGCGGCACGGACCGGCCGGCTCCCAGGAGCTGGCGATCCTCTGGAGCGGCTGGCGGGAGGTGGGGGTCGCCAGCAGCGTCACCATGCGGGAGACCCTCAGGCGCAACCGGATGGACGCCTACATCAGCACCGCCCTGGGCCGCGCGCAGTTCCTCTCCGCCGTGAGCGGGCCCCCGGCAGGCGGGGTGGTGTTCTTCATCAGGGAGGACGAACGCACGCTGTTGGCCGGGCGTGGGATCAGGACGCGCGGCCGCGCCGGAGAGGTACGGGTCCCCGCCCCGGACGCGCCGCCACCGGCGCCCCCCGACCCGGCGCTGGCCTCGCCGCTCCTGGACGGAGTCCTGTACCGAGGCGGGAGCTGGGCCGTCTTCACCAAGACCTGGGATCCGCGGACCCTGGCCGAGCGGGACGGGCGGTGGATGCGGCACCACCGGGTCCACGGCGAGTACACGCTGCCGGGCACGTTCACCCTGGAGGCCGCGGCGGGCGCCGCCTCGGTCCTCTGTCCCGGCCTCCAGGTCACCGGCTTCCGCGGGCTCCTCTGCAGGACCTCGGTCACGATCAGGCTCGCCGGGCCGCCGCGCACCGTCGCGGTGGAGGCCCGGGTCACCCGCCGCACCCCCGAGCGTACGGAGGTGTCCGTCCGGATGACCGCGCACCGGCTGGGCAGGAACGGCAAGGTGCTGCGCTTCAACGACCTG
- a CDS encoding acyltransferase domain-containing protein: MRVMHMVNSVFVMPGTVAAPRGGILSDFHNRYETVRESLSRIDKAAREMGLPNISTRLIEHTGTSDRRGPEVQYLEIFAVSIATYHMLIAEGAEPLAIVGQSIGELWALAAAGHLSVEDAARLAVARSQVLTRQSWEGKMLAVGVDGRRAESLAGLINHPHLVLACENAPRQSVISGPEALIEHVERVADTLGWPSLPLDVPHPTHTPAMAQAARDLRASAPRVPYGGGRWRVCSPWLGRDVGDDDPVDLVAGALTARVRMLHTIRELHAAGADAFVECGEWPVVTKFVEASVPGVRCVVPLSESDPVEAVRTLVAESAGGGPFRPGLPAVASGPPASGPTARPSEPVFADAVSRPPFSAPPDRAGVPAPTAAVSAPTAPSSYVPPVAHQAPAAAPAAAAVQVAVPQAPAADVSPAASGLEYEAVLEELRTLYGDFLGYPPDLLGEDDGLEAELGVESLKQVALLGRVSDRYGLPDLRGNSSLLTVGTLRRIAETVVQARVEAAAR; the protein is encoded by the coding sequence ATGAGGGTGATGCACATGGTGAATTCCGTCTTTGTCATGCCCGGTACGGTGGCTGCCCCACGCGGCGGAATCCTGAGTGATTTCCACAATCGCTACGAGACCGTTCGGGAATCGTTGTCACGTATCGACAAGGCAGCCCGGGAAATGGGATTACCCAACATCAGTACTCGGCTGATCGAGCATACCGGCACAAGTGACCGGCGCGGGCCCGAGGTGCAGTATCTGGAGATCTTCGCTGTCAGCATCGCGACGTACCACATGCTGATCGCCGAAGGCGCCGAGCCGCTGGCGATCGTCGGCCAGAGCATCGGGGAGTTGTGGGCTCTGGCGGCCGCCGGGCACCTGTCCGTGGAGGACGCCGCCCGCCTGGCCGTGGCACGGTCCCAGGTGCTGACCCGGCAGAGCTGGGAGGGAAAGATGCTCGCGGTCGGGGTGGACGGCCGTAGGGCGGAATCCCTCGCCGGGCTCATCAACCATCCCCATCTGGTACTGGCCTGCGAGAACGCCCCCAGGCAGAGCGTCATCAGCGGCCCCGAGGCGTTGATCGAACATGTGGAGCGGGTGGCCGACACGCTCGGCTGGCCGAGTCTCCCCCTGGACGTGCCGCACCCGACCCACACTCCGGCGATGGCGCAGGCCGCGCGGGACCTGCGGGCGAGTGCGCCCCGGGTGCCCTACGGGGGCGGCCGGTGGCGGGTGTGCTCCCCCTGGCTGGGCAGGGACGTCGGCGACGACGATCCGGTCGATCTGGTCGCCGGCGCGCTCACCGCCCGGGTCCGGATGCTGCACACGATCCGTGAACTGCACGCGGCGGGCGCCGACGCCTTCGTGGAATGCGGGGAGTGGCCGGTCGTCACCAAGTTCGTGGAGGCCTCGGTCCCCGGCGTGCGGTGTGTGGTCCCGCTCAGCGAGAGCGATCCGGTCGAAGCGGTCAGGACGCTGGTTGCCGAGTCCGCCGGGGGCGGTCCGTTCCGCCCTGGTCTGCCCGCGGTGGCGAGCGGCCCGCCTGCCTCCGGACCCACTGCGCGGCCGAGCGAACCGGTCTTCGCCGACGCGGTTTCACGGCCGCCCTTCTCGGCTCCGCCGGACCGGGCAGGGGTGCCCGCGCCGACGGCCGCCGTGTCCGCGCCGACGGCTCCCTCGTCGTATGTGCCTCCCGTCGCGCACCAGGCCCCGGCCGCCGCCCCTGCCGCCGCGGCCGTCCAGGTCGCGGTCCCGCAGGCGCCCGCCGCCGACGTCTCCCCGGCGGCCTCCGGGCTGGAGTACGAAGCCGTGCTTGAGGAATTGCGCACCCTCTATGGCGACTTCCTCGGCTACCCCCCTGACCTGCTCGGCGAGGACGACGGCCTGGAGGCCGAGCTGGGCGTGGAGTCACTCAAGCAGGTCGCTCTGCTCGGGCGGGTGTCCGACCGGTACGGTCTGCCCGACCTGCGGGGAAACTCCTCCCTGCTGACCGTCGGTACTCTGCGCCGGATCGCGGAGACCGTCGTGCAGGCCCGGGTGGAGGCTGCCGCCCGATGA
- a CDS encoding TIGR02677 family protein, with the protein MPPVNDGADDASLHETPAELGDGRMPLVLYLVLKNARYYRLIVDVLMEEEARLGIHLPVAVIEERVRTRLAASGHTGHLPPVDTLLADLHVNGNVDRIYSTRRKNTVQEYMRKDHYYQLTPQGAQLHREVLRIDRELGATGALQSAMLPAVLQALDELTELLARESFDPSRTYAAYHRLTSGFSDLSENAKLFVQGLNRSLETNGTLQIDAFLAYKDVVVRYLNTFTLVLERHTPHITAGIEAAEQAGLNERFAELAAVDASPVLGQSPETLTVRHSQGLARQWQGLRSWFHGDAERLPVTEILQERAAEAVSQIMQIVQQINDRRFRRINRAADLTTLARWFDNAPTEQYTSTLWRAAFGMNPARHLGQTHPLDDDADHLPHATWWNDTPAPVSARVRHHGPRAAVGAPPRIADTRAAKRHLAARRAQHQKTRDDAETALAARGAMRLSALPDLPEPEAVLLLACLTTGLSARPGKDGSRRARSRDGRLLIVLAPPATPTAAATLTLPHGQLAVADFELTIQPRTGAHP; encoded by the coding sequence ATGCCGCCCGTCAACGACGGTGCCGATGACGCGAGCCTGCACGAGACTCCCGCGGAGCTCGGCGACGGCCGGATGCCCCTGGTTCTCTACCTCGTGCTCAAGAACGCCCGCTACTACCGGCTGATCGTGGACGTCCTCATGGAGGAGGAAGCCCGGTTGGGCATCCACCTGCCCGTCGCCGTCATCGAGGAGCGCGTCAGAACCCGACTGGCCGCCTCCGGCCACACCGGCCACCTCCCGCCGGTGGACACGCTCCTGGCGGACCTGCACGTGAACGGCAACGTCGACCGGATCTACAGCACACGGCGCAAGAACACCGTCCAGGAGTACATGCGCAAGGACCACTACTACCAACTCACCCCGCAGGGCGCGCAGCTCCACCGCGAAGTACTCCGCATCGACCGCGAGCTGGGCGCCACCGGCGCACTGCAGAGCGCGATGCTTCCCGCGGTGCTGCAGGCCCTGGACGAACTCACCGAACTCCTGGCCCGCGAGTCCTTCGACCCGTCCCGCACCTATGCCGCCTACCACCGTCTGACAAGCGGTTTCTCCGACTTGTCAGAGAACGCCAAGCTGTTCGTCCAAGGCCTCAACCGGTCCCTGGAGACCAACGGCACCCTGCAGATCGACGCGTTCCTCGCCTACAAAGACGTGGTCGTGCGCTACCTCAACACCTTCACCCTCGTCCTGGAACGCCACACCCCGCACATCACCGCCGGTATCGAGGCCGCCGAGCAAGCTGGCCTCAACGAGCGGTTCGCCGAGCTGGCCGCCGTCGACGCCAGCCCCGTCCTGGGCCAGAGCCCCGAGACACTTACCGTCCGCCATAGCCAGGGCCTTGCCCGCCAGTGGCAGGGCCTGCGCAGCTGGTTCCACGGTGACGCAGAACGCCTCCCCGTCACCGAGATCCTCCAGGAACGCGCGGCCGAGGCCGTCAGCCAGATCATGCAGATCGTTCAGCAGATCAACGATCGCCGTTTCCGCCGCATCAACCGCGCCGCAGACCTGACGACCCTGGCCCGCTGGTTCGACAACGCCCCCACCGAGCAGTACACCAGCACCCTGTGGCGGGCCGCCTTCGGCATGAACCCGGCCCGTCACCTCGGCCAGACACACCCCCTCGACGACGACGCGGACCACCTGCCCCACGCCACCTGGTGGAACGACACCCCCGCGCCCGTCTCTGCGCGCGTGCGCCACCACGGCCCCCGGGCAGCGGTCGGCGCGCCGCCACGTATCGCCGACACCCGGGCCGCCAAACGTCACCTCGCAGCCCGACGCGCCCAGCACCAAAAAACCCGCGACGACGCCGAAACGGCCCTCGCGGCCCGCGGCGCCATGCGCCTGTCCGCCCTGCCCGATCTGCCCGAGCCCGAAGCCGTTCTGCTGCTGGCCTGCCTGACCACGGGCCTGTCGGCCCGCCCGGGCAAGGACGGCAGCCGACGGGCCCGCAGCCGCGACGGACGCCTCCTGATCGTCCTGGCCCCGCCCGCCACCCCCACCGCCGCCGCCACCCTCACCCTGCCCCACGGTCAACTGGCCGTGGCGGACTTCGAACTCACCATCCAGCCCCGCACCGGAGCGCACCCATGA
- a CDS encoding SgcJ/EcaC family oxidoreductase codes for MEQSVEAMSAIPARMNEGWNHGDATAFVADFAEDAELVDFEGTIHKGREAVIAFNQPLFDTILKGSRMVRSEIPFARIVRPGCGVVHHRVSMVMPGEREPLPSRSFLQLLAVVWQNDRWEVAALQNARLISLETAMTLDSQATDE; via the coding sequence ATGGAACAGTCGGTCGAAGCGATGAGCGCCATCCCGGCCAGGATGAACGAGGGCTGGAACCACGGTGATGCCACCGCGTTCGTCGCCGATTTCGCGGAGGACGCCGAGCTCGTGGATTTCGAGGGAACCATCCACAAGGGACGCGAGGCGGTGATCGCGTTCAACCAGCCACTCTTCGACACCATACTCAAGGGCTCCCGGATGGTGCGGAGCGAGATACCCTTCGCCCGGATCGTCCGCCCCGGATGCGGCGTGGTGCACCACCGCGTCAGCATGGTGATGCCCGGCGAGCGGGAACCGCTGCCCAGCCGCTCCTTCCTCCAACTGCTCGCGGTCGTATGGCAGAACGACCGCTGGGAGGTCGCGGCACTGCAGAACGCACGCCTGATCTCACTGGAAACCGCCATGACCCTGGACTCCCAGGCCACCGACGAGTAA